Proteins encoded together in one Oreochromis aureus strain Israel breed Guangdong linkage group 23, ZZ_aureus, whole genome shotgun sequence window:
- the suco gene encoding SUN domain-containing ossification factor isoform X4 yields MKRLRVLLVCLIVALLCWYPSQHVYCSEQSLSSSGQSRQEKDPDGLEQEQDSTQNKVVEEWKTHTSYDMGLETERAAREKLQKQSIHHEETVKPQEAGEEETKLDPESDTVPVAPEPEPTPDPQAELGLQIHTQDHDHDAPVLATPEPVPAQGQVTTDTPAETSSEPIPSLDSNPDTSPDEAENKPTSQSAGPTHTGMDEAVTEDQQTDQRHSSGPETEIQSTPGLVDQEQEQHEVLEDGLSVLDQVGNTSHHQDKEQQTGETNIARETDPSVPSKEDIPTFDEWKKQVMEVEKEKSQSLHTSTSSSPHPTKKVQKNFKNNYASVECGAKILSANSEAKSTSAILMENMDLYMLNPCSNKIWFVIELCEPIQVKQLDIANFELFSSTPKDFLVSISDRYPTNKWVKLGTFHARDERIVQSFPLDEQLYAKYVKMFIKYIKVELLSHFGSEHFCPLSLIRVFGTSMVEEYEEIADSQYPSERLEYLDEDYDYPPGYQPTEDKASKNLLGSATNAILNMVNNIAANVLGGKPELESGAETGGNATIEGSGKESTESAKPTEALHTVLQPSKPEQPTTEEVSVSSDSSTSSHSSSDPHKDGQIVTLVEEEEEDEEPRLSTVTLLEEEGEEEEGEKSEEEMRKEADRNQWESQAYCPFSSFSSLSLSCMVTLPELLHRWCSARLAKERLRSLKKRQLSTQTQTRPTVSTPVLTHTPPLIPIPAPTPTQEALPLTEKAPELEVHEKGQNECKALSEAYTTDTPLSTDTPDSYTPELNILLEPSRTSTIPPQSFSDSHSSLTQPTPTPEENSLPLVKDATLDPVPTPPLQAVSIPKTQHASSVTPTLSASTPPLSPSSETASPVVVVPPVKDQPVQPLPTASRPEDFISPPTELPAALPSNDIHTDSVKSGVDTGDSQRQNVQASQTHGEQADSLPQTGEPHRVEETVEEELLSASGNGNAQRTATDFYAELQNGGDYNGGAVNGNSVLVNGGAVHGSSQKESVFMRLNNRIKALEMNMSLSSRYLEELSQRYRKQMEEMQKAFNKTIIKLQNTSRIAEEQDQKQTESIQVLQSQLENITKLMLNLTATVSELQREVSDRQSYLVVSLVLCLFLGILLCLQCCRSSTPSPSTNSTALPKSNHYPSPKRCFSSYDDMSLKRRVTCPLVRSKSFHLSSTEVGPDDLYIVEPLRFSPEKKKKRCKAKSLDKVETLKAFDPSALLTNGDPKCNGFHPCLPAPPSSTRPLPLPPPPPPPPPLPPPPSTPQVLLPRRASKEFPSETSSCSSSTHSEESYASRLPPPSPVFPADGVCNGHGLSFPLSQPVAKSRQEKRSTKRRKSRQTELQFPHMPAGSVGSLPSLQQLMKGNKEMSVGTIGVTAVTGHV; encoded by the exons GTGGTGGAAGAATGGAAGACACACACATCATACGATATGGGgctagagacagagagagcagcaCGAGAGAAACTACAAAAACAGAGCATACACCATGAAGAG ACTGTGAAGCCACAAGAAGCTGGAGAGGAGGAGACAAAGCTAGACCCAGAGTCAGATACTGTACCTGTTGCCCCTGAGCCAGAACCTACCCCAGATCCCCAGGCTGAGTTGGGCCTGCAGATTCACACACAGGACCACGACCATGATGCCCCAGTGCTCGCCACTCCAGAACCAGTTCCAGCACAGGGCCAAGTGACCACAGATACCCCAGCAGAGACTTCAAGTGAACCAATTCCCAGTCTAGACTCAAACCCAGACACATCCCCCGATGAAGCTGAAAACAAACCTACCTCACAGAGTGCTGGGCCGACCCACACAGG CATGGATGAGGCTGTCACAGAGGACCAGCAGACAGATCAGAGGCACAGCTCTGGTCCTGAAACAGAAATTCAGTCCACTCCAGGCCTAGTGGACCAGGAACAAGAGCAGCATGAGGTGCTGGAAGATGGGCTGTCTGTTTTGGACCAAGTGGGCAACACCTCACACCACCAAGACAAAGAACAGCAG ACAGGGGAAACAAACATTGCCAGGGAGACTGATCCCTCTGTGCCCAGCAAAGAGGACATCCCTACCTTTGATGAATGGAAGAAGCAAGTCATGGAGGTGGAAAAGGAGAAAA GTCAGTCTCTCCATACCTCAACCAGCAGCAGCCCTCATCCAACAAAGAAGGTCCAGAAAAACTTCAAGAATAACTACGCTTCTGTAGAGTGTGGAGCCAAGATACTCTCTGCCAACAGTGAGGCCAAG agcACGTCTGCTATTCTCATGGAGAATATGGACTTATACATGTTAAATCCATGCAGCAACAAAATTTG GTTTGTGATAGAACTCTGTGAGCCTATTCAAGTGAAGCAGTTGGACATTGCAAACTTTGAGCTTTTCTCATCTACACCCAAAGACTTTCTAGTTTCCATCAGTGACAG ATATCCTACCAACAAGTGGGTAAAGCTGGGAACATTCCATGCTCGTGATGAACGGATAGTCCAGAGCTTCCCATTGGATGAACAGCTTTACGCTAAATATGTGAAG ATGTTCATCAAGTACATAAAG GTTGAACTTCTCTCTCACTTTGGATCTGAACACTTCTGTCCCCTCAGTCTTATCAG GGTGTTTGGTACCAGCATGGTGGAGGAGTATGAGGAGATAGCAGATTCTCAGTACCCATCAGAGAGACTTGAGTATTTGGATGAGGACTATG ACTATCCTCCTGGCTACCAACCAACAGAAGACAAGGCCTCTAAAAACCTGCTTGGTTCAGCAACca atgcCATCCTAAACATGGTAAACAACATTGCTGCTAATGTGCTGGGAGGAAAGCCAGAGCTGGAGAGTGGAGCAGAAACTGGAG GTAACGCAACCATAGAGGGGAGCGGAAAGGAGAGCACAGAGTCAGCTAAACCAACTGAGGCCCTACACACAGT aCTGCAACCTTCAAAGCCAGAACAACCTACAACAGAAGAAGTCTCTGTCTCTAGTGACTCCTCCACATCTTCCCACTCATCATCTGATCCACATAAGGATGGACAGATTGTCACTCTagtagaggaggaggaagaggacgagGAGCCCAGACTGTCAACTGTTACTCTAttggaggaggagggagaggaagaagaaggggAAAAGAGCGAGGAGGAGATGAGGAAGGAGGCAGACAGGAACCAGTGGGAGAGCCAGGCTTACTGtcctttctcctccttctcctccctctctctgtcttgcaTGGTCACCCTGCCTGAGCTGCTCCATCGCTGGTGCTCTGCCAGGCTGGCCAAGGAGCGACTGCGCAGCCTTAAGAAGAGGCAGCTTAGCACTCAAACACAGACTCGCCCTACTGTGAGCACAcctgtcctcacacacacacctccactGATTCCTATTCCTGCCCCCACACCTACCCAAGAAGCCCTCCCTCTCACAGAAAAAGCTCCAGAACTCGAGGTGCATGAGAAGGGGCAAAATGAGTGCAAAGCTCTCAGTGAGGCGTACACCACTGACACACCTCTCAGCACTGACACGCCTGATTCATACACTCCCGAGCTCAACATCCTCCTAGAGCCCAGTAGAACCTCCACCATCCCCCCTCAGAGTTTCTCAGACAGCCACAGCTCCCTAACGCAGCCTACCCCAACCCCTGAGGAGAACTCGTTACCTTTAGTTAAAGACGCAACCCTAGATCCTGTCCCCACTCCACCCCTCCAAGCTGTCTCTATCCCAAAGACGCAGCACGCCAGCAGCGTCACCCCCACGCTTTCTGCCAGCACTCCCCCGTTATCTCCATCTTCTGAGACGGCTTCTCCTGTTGTCGTGGTTCCTCCTGTCAAAGATCAGCCCGTTCAGCCTCTTCCCACTGCTTCAAGACCTGAGGATTTTATCTCCCCTCCCACTGAGCTGCCAGCAGCTTTGCCTTCAAATGACATTCACACAGACTCAGTTAAGTCAGGCGTAGACACTGGGGACTCGCAGAGACAAAATGTTCAGGCTTCCCAGACCCACGGGGAGCAGGCTGATTCACTTCCTCAGACAGGAGAGCCTCATCGAGTGGAAGAGACCGTAGAAGAGGAACTGCTGAGCGCTAGTGGGAATGGCAACGCCCAGCGGACGGCTACAGACTTCTATGCAGAGCTGCAGAACGGTGGAGATTATAATGGTGGAGCAGTGAATGGGAACAGCGTGTTAGTTAACGGAGGCGCAGTCCACGGATCCAGCCAGAAAGAGAGTGTGTTCATGAGGCTGAACAACAGGATCAAAGCTCTGGAGATGAACATGAGTCTGTCCAGCAGATACTTGGAGGAACTAAGCCAGAG ATATCGTAAACAGATGGAAGAGATGCAGAAAGCGTTCAATAAGACCATCATCAAGCTGCAAAACACCTCCCGTATTGCTGAGGAACAG GACCAGAAGCAAACAGAGTCCATCCAAGTCCTGCAGAGCCAGTTGGAAAACATCACTAAACTGATGCTCAATCTCACAGCTACAGTCAGCGAGCTGCAGAGAGAG GTATCGGACCGTCAGAGCTACCTGGTGGTCTCTCTGGTTCTGTGTCTATTTCTGGGGATCCTGCTGTGTCTGCAGTGCTGCCGCAGCTCGACCCCCAGCCCCAGCACCAACTCTACTGCTCTTCCCAAGAGCAACCACTACCCCAGCCCCAAGAG ATGCTTCTCCTCTTACGATGACATGAGCCTGAAGCGCAGGGTGACCTGCCCGCTTGTTCGCTCCAAGTCGTTTCACCTGTCCTCTACAGAAG TAGGTCCAGATGACTTGTACATTGTAGAACCTCTAAGGTTTTCTCCAGAGAAAAAG AAAAAACGCTGCAAGGCAAAGTCTTTGGACAAAGTTGAGACTCTGAAGGCATTCGATCCTTCTGCTCTCCTCACTAACGGGGATCCCAAGTGTAACGGCTTTCACCCGTGTCTCCCTGCGCCACCATCCTCAACACGcccccttcctcttcctcctcctcctccacctcctcctcccttgCCTCCTCCCCCTTCAACACCCCAGGTGTTATTGCCCCGTCGTGCCTCCAAGGAGTTCCCCTCAGAGACTAGCAGCTGCAGCTCGTCCACCCATTCTGAGGAGTCGTACGCTAGCCggctcccccctccctctcccgtCTTCCCCGCTGATGGCGTGTGCAACGGCCACGGCCTTTCTTTCCCCCTCAGCCAGCCGGTTGCTAAGTCCCGTCAGGAGAAGCGCTCAACGAAGCGGCGGAAGTCTCGACAGACCGAGCTGCAGTTCCCGCACATGCCAGCGGGGAGCGTTGGTTCTCTGCCCAGCCTGCAGCAGCTTATGAAGGGAAATAAGGAGATGAGTGTCGGGACCATCGGGGTGACAGCCGTCACCGGACATGTCTGA
- the suco gene encoding SUN domain-containing ossification factor isoform X1, translating into MKRLRVLLVCLIVALLCWYPSQHVYCSEQSLSSSGQSRQEKDPDGLEQEQDSTQNKVVEEWKTHTSYDMGLETERAAREKLQKQSIHHEETVKPQEAGEEETKLDPESDTVPVAPEPEPTPDPQAELGLQIHTQDHDHDAPVLATPEPVPAQGQVTTDTPAETSSEPIPSLDSNPDTSPDEAENKPTSQSAGPTHTGAVRVASAGDEFPVDSFVFAEHSDSQCGVIPPELATCESSPFGSPLLSMDEAVTEDQQTDQRHSSGPETEIQSTPGLVDQEQEQHEVLEDGLSVLDQVGNTSHHQDKEQQTGETNIARETDPSVPSKEDIPTFDEWKKQVMEVEKEKSQSLHTSTSSSPHPTKKVQKNFKNNYASVECGAKILSANSEAKSTSAILMENMDLYMLNPCSNKIWFVIELCEPIQVKQLDIANFELFSSTPKDFLVSISDRYPTNKWVKLGTFHARDERIVQSFPLDEQLYAKYVKMFIKYIKVELLSHFGSEHFCPLSLIRVFGTSMVEEYEEIADSQYPSERLEYLDEDYDYPPGYQPTEDKASKNLLGSATNAILNMVNNIAANVLGGKPELESGAETGGNATIEGSGKESTESAKPTEALHTVLQPSKPEQPTTEEVSVSSDSSTSSHSSSDPHKDGQIVTLVEEEEEDEEPRLSTVTLLEEEGEEEEGEKSEEEMRKEADRNQWESQAYCPFSSFSSLSLSCMVTLPELLHRWCSARLAKERLRSLKKRQLSTQTQTRPTVSTPVLTHTPPLIPIPAPTPTQEALPLTEKAPELEVHEKGQNECKALSEAYTTDTPLSTDTPDSYTPELNILLEPSRTSTIPPQSFSDSHSSLTQPTPTPEENSLPLVKDATLDPVPTPPLQAVSIPKTQHASSVTPTLSASTPPLSPSSETASPVVVVPPVKDQPVQPLPTASRPEDFISPPTELPAALPSNDIHTDSVKSGVDTGDSQRQNVQASQTHGEQADSLPQTGEPHRVEETVEEELLSASGNGNAQRTATDFYAELQNGGDYNGGAVNGNSVLVNGGAVHGSSQKESVFMRLNNRIKALEMNMSLSSRYLEELSQRYRKQMEEMQKAFNKTIIKLQNTSRIAEEQDQKQTESIQVLQSQLENITKLMLNLTATVSELQREVSDRQSYLVVSLVLCLFLGILLCLQCCRSSTPSPSTNSTALPKSNHYPSPKRCFSSYDDMSLKRRVTCPLVRSKSFHLSSTEVGPDDLYIVEPLRFSPEKKKKRCKAKSLDKVETLKAFDPSALLTNGDPKCNGFHPCLPAPPSSTRPLPLPPPPPPPPPLPPPPSTPQVLLPRRASKEFPSETSSCSSSTHSEESYASRLPPPSPVFPADGVCNGHGLSFPLSQPVAKSRQEKRSTKRRKSRQTELQFPHMPAGSVGSLPSLQQLMKGNKEMSVGTIGVTAVTGHV; encoded by the exons GTGGTGGAAGAATGGAAGACACACACATCATACGATATGGGgctagagacagagagagcagcaCGAGAGAAACTACAAAAACAGAGCATACACCATGAAGAG ACTGTGAAGCCACAAGAAGCTGGAGAGGAGGAGACAAAGCTAGACCCAGAGTCAGATACTGTACCTGTTGCCCCTGAGCCAGAACCTACCCCAGATCCCCAGGCTGAGTTGGGCCTGCAGATTCACACACAGGACCACGACCATGATGCCCCAGTGCTCGCCACTCCAGAACCAGTTCCAGCACAGGGCCAAGTGACCACAGATACCCCAGCAGAGACTTCAAGTGAACCAATTCCCAGTCTAGACTCAAACCCAGACACATCCCCCGATGAAGCTGAAAACAAACCTACCTCACAGAGTGCTGGGCCGACCCACACAGG TGCAGTGCGGGTTGCCAGTGCAGGAGATGAATTCCCAGTAGACAGCTTTGTCTTTGCTGAGCACTCTGATTCACAGTGCGGGGTCATTCCCCCCGAACTGGCAACCTGTGAAAGCTCCCCTTTTGGCAGCCCTCTCCTCAG CATGGATGAGGCTGTCACAGAGGACCAGCAGACAGATCAGAGGCACAGCTCTGGTCCTGAAACAGAAATTCAGTCCACTCCAGGCCTAGTGGACCAGGAACAAGAGCAGCATGAGGTGCTGGAAGATGGGCTGTCTGTTTTGGACCAAGTGGGCAACACCTCACACCACCAAGACAAAGAACAGCAG ACAGGGGAAACAAACATTGCCAGGGAGACTGATCCCTCTGTGCCCAGCAAAGAGGACATCCCTACCTTTGATGAATGGAAGAAGCAAGTCATGGAGGTGGAAAAGGAGAAAA GTCAGTCTCTCCATACCTCAACCAGCAGCAGCCCTCATCCAACAAAGAAGGTCCAGAAAAACTTCAAGAATAACTACGCTTCTGTAGAGTGTGGAGCCAAGATACTCTCTGCCAACAGTGAGGCCAAG agcACGTCTGCTATTCTCATGGAGAATATGGACTTATACATGTTAAATCCATGCAGCAACAAAATTTG GTTTGTGATAGAACTCTGTGAGCCTATTCAAGTGAAGCAGTTGGACATTGCAAACTTTGAGCTTTTCTCATCTACACCCAAAGACTTTCTAGTTTCCATCAGTGACAG ATATCCTACCAACAAGTGGGTAAAGCTGGGAACATTCCATGCTCGTGATGAACGGATAGTCCAGAGCTTCCCATTGGATGAACAGCTTTACGCTAAATATGTGAAG ATGTTCATCAAGTACATAAAG GTTGAACTTCTCTCTCACTTTGGATCTGAACACTTCTGTCCCCTCAGTCTTATCAG GGTGTTTGGTACCAGCATGGTGGAGGAGTATGAGGAGATAGCAGATTCTCAGTACCCATCAGAGAGACTTGAGTATTTGGATGAGGACTATG ACTATCCTCCTGGCTACCAACCAACAGAAGACAAGGCCTCTAAAAACCTGCTTGGTTCAGCAACca atgcCATCCTAAACATGGTAAACAACATTGCTGCTAATGTGCTGGGAGGAAAGCCAGAGCTGGAGAGTGGAGCAGAAACTGGAG GTAACGCAACCATAGAGGGGAGCGGAAAGGAGAGCACAGAGTCAGCTAAACCAACTGAGGCCCTACACACAGT aCTGCAACCTTCAAAGCCAGAACAACCTACAACAGAAGAAGTCTCTGTCTCTAGTGACTCCTCCACATCTTCCCACTCATCATCTGATCCACATAAGGATGGACAGATTGTCACTCTagtagaggaggaggaagaggacgagGAGCCCAGACTGTCAACTGTTACTCTAttggaggaggagggagaggaagaagaaggggAAAAGAGCGAGGAGGAGATGAGGAAGGAGGCAGACAGGAACCAGTGGGAGAGCCAGGCTTACTGtcctttctcctccttctcctccctctctctgtcttgcaTGGTCACCCTGCCTGAGCTGCTCCATCGCTGGTGCTCTGCCAGGCTGGCCAAGGAGCGACTGCGCAGCCTTAAGAAGAGGCAGCTTAGCACTCAAACACAGACTCGCCCTACTGTGAGCACAcctgtcctcacacacacacctccactGATTCCTATTCCTGCCCCCACACCTACCCAAGAAGCCCTCCCTCTCACAGAAAAAGCTCCAGAACTCGAGGTGCATGAGAAGGGGCAAAATGAGTGCAAAGCTCTCAGTGAGGCGTACACCACTGACACACCTCTCAGCACTGACACGCCTGATTCATACACTCCCGAGCTCAACATCCTCCTAGAGCCCAGTAGAACCTCCACCATCCCCCCTCAGAGTTTCTCAGACAGCCACAGCTCCCTAACGCAGCCTACCCCAACCCCTGAGGAGAACTCGTTACCTTTAGTTAAAGACGCAACCCTAGATCCTGTCCCCACTCCACCCCTCCAAGCTGTCTCTATCCCAAAGACGCAGCACGCCAGCAGCGTCACCCCCACGCTTTCTGCCAGCACTCCCCCGTTATCTCCATCTTCTGAGACGGCTTCTCCTGTTGTCGTGGTTCCTCCTGTCAAAGATCAGCCCGTTCAGCCTCTTCCCACTGCTTCAAGACCTGAGGATTTTATCTCCCCTCCCACTGAGCTGCCAGCAGCTTTGCCTTCAAATGACATTCACACAGACTCAGTTAAGTCAGGCGTAGACACTGGGGACTCGCAGAGACAAAATGTTCAGGCTTCCCAGACCCACGGGGAGCAGGCTGATTCACTTCCTCAGACAGGAGAGCCTCATCGAGTGGAAGAGACCGTAGAAGAGGAACTGCTGAGCGCTAGTGGGAATGGCAACGCCCAGCGGACGGCTACAGACTTCTATGCAGAGCTGCAGAACGGTGGAGATTATAATGGTGGAGCAGTGAATGGGAACAGCGTGTTAGTTAACGGAGGCGCAGTCCACGGATCCAGCCAGAAAGAGAGTGTGTTCATGAGGCTGAACAACAGGATCAAAGCTCTGGAGATGAACATGAGTCTGTCCAGCAGATACTTGGAGGAACTAAGCCAGAG ATATCGTAAACAGATGGAAGAGATGCAGAAAGCGTTCAATAAGACCATCATCAAGCTGCAAAACACCTCCCGTATTGCTGAGGAACAG GACCAGAAGCAAACAGAGTCCATCCAAGTCCTGCAGAGCCAGTTGGAAAACATCACTAAACTGATGCTCAATCTCACAGCTACAGTCAGCGAGCTGCAGAGAGAG GTATCGGACCGTCAGAGCTACCTGGTGGTCTCTCTGGTTCTGTGTCTATTTCTGGGGATCCTGCTGTGTCTGCAGTGCTGCCGCAGCTCGACCCCCAGCCCCAGCACCAACTCTACTGCTCTTCCCAAGAGCAACCACTACCCCAGCCCCAAGAG ATGCTTCTCCTCTTACGATGACATGAGCCTGAAGCGCAGGGTGACCTGCCCGCTTGTTCGCTCCAAGTCGTTTCACCTGTCCTCTACAGAAG TAGGTCCAGATGACTTGTACATTGTAGAACCTCTAAGGTTTTCTCCAGAGAAAAAG AAAAAACGCTGCAAGGCAAAGTCTTTGGACAAAGTTGAGACTCTGAAGGCATTCGATCCTTCTGCTCTCCTCACTAACGGGGATCCCAAGTGTAACGGCTTTCACCCGTGTCTCCCTGCGCCACCATCCTCAACACGcccccttcctcttcctcctcctcctccacctcctcctcccttgCCTCCTCCCCCTTCAACACCCCAGGTGTTATTGCCCCGTCGTGCCTCCAAGGAGTTCCCCTCAGAGACTAGCAGCTGCAGCTCGTCCACCCATTCTGAGGAGTCGTACGCTAGCCggctcccccctccctctcccgtCTTCCCCGCTGATGGCGTGTGCAACGGCCACGGCCTTTCTTTCCCCCTCAGCCAGCCGGTTGCTAAGTCCCGTCAGGAGAAGCGCTCAACGAAGCGGCGGAAGTCTCGACAGACCGAGCTGCAGTTCCCGCACATGCCAGCGGGGAGCGTTGGTTCTCTGCCCAGCCTGCAGCAGCTTATGAAGGGAAATAAGGAGATGAGTGTCGGGACCATCGGGGTGACAGCCGTCACCGGACATGTCTGA